The following are from one region of the Streptomyces rubrogriseus genome:
- the ehuD gene encoding ectoine/hydroxyectoine ABC transporter permease subunit EhuD → MKWDWSAVSDFMPHFWDGLLVTLQILVLGSLVSFGLGLVWALLMRVPSRWVTWPVGVVTEFVRNTPLLVQLFFLFYVLPEWNITFSALTTGVVAIGLHYSTYTMQVYRAGIEGVPVGQWEAATALNLPLARTWTAVILPQAIRRVVPALGNYVISMLKDTPLLMAITVLEMLGEARLFSQQNFQFTEPLTVIGVAFIIISYLASLALRALERRLAH, encoded by the coding sequence GTGAAATGGGACTGGAGCGCGGTCTCCGACTTCATGCCGCACTTCTGGGACGGGCTGCTGGTCACCCTGCAGATCCTGGTCCTCGGCTCGCTGGTCTCGTTCGGCCTCGGCCTGGTGTGGGCACTGCTGATGCGGGTGCCGAGCCGCTGGGTGACCTGGCCGGTCGGCGTGGTCACCGAGTTCGTCCGCAACACCCCGCTGCTGGTGCAGCTGTTCTTCCTGTTCTACGTGCTGCCCGAGTGGAACATCACCTTCTCGGCGCTCACCACCGGTGTGGTCGCCATCGGCCTGCACTACTCGACGTACACGATGCAGGTCTACCGGGCCGGCATCGAGGGGGTGCCGGTCGGCCAGTGGGAGGCCGCGACGGCGCTGAACCTGCCGCTCGCGCGGACCTGGACGGCGGTCATCCTGCCGCAGGCGATCCGCCGGGTGGTGCCCGCCCTCGGCAACTACGTGATCTCCATGCTGAAGGACACGCCGCTGCTGATGGCGATCACGGTGCTGGAGATGCTCGGCGAGGCGCGGCTGTTCTCGCAGCAGAACTTCCAGTTCACCGAGCCCCTGACGGTGATCGGTGTGGCCTTCATCATCATCTCCTACCTGGCCTCCCTTGCCCTGCGAGCCCTGGAGCGACGCCTTGCCCACTGA
- the ehuC gene encoding ectoine/hydroxyectoine ABC transporter permease subunit EhuC, translated as MTSGLWELVLQGVWVTVQLLFFSSLLATAVSFVVGIARTHRLWIVRFLAGFYTEVFRGTSALVMIFWVFFVLPPAFGWQLVPMWAGTLALGLTYGAYGSEIVRGSLAAVDPAQKEGGIALSFTPWQRMKLILLPQAVPEMIPPFSNLLIELLKGTALVSIMGMGDLAFSANLVRLALQESAEIYTYVLLIYFVIAFLLTRVMRGLEKKLKAGVGKAPKKKTAAVRVPEGSGVS; from the coding sequence ATGACCTCGGGACTGTGGGAACTCGTACTCCAGGGCGTCTGGGTCACCGTCCAGCTGCTCTTCTTCAGCTCGTTGCTGGCGACGGCCGTCTCCTTCGTGGTCGGCATCGCGCGCACCCACCGGCTGTGGATCGTCCGCTTCCTCGCGGGCTTCTACACCGAGGTGTTCCGCGGGACCTCGGCGCTGGTGATGATCTTCTGGGTCTTCTTCGTGCTGCCCCCCGCCTTCGGCTGGCAGCTGGTGCCGATGTGGGCGGGCACGCTGGCGCTCGGTCTGACCTACGGGGCGTACGGCTCCGAGATCGTGCGCGGCTCGCTGGCCGCGGTCGACCCGGCGCAGAAGGAGGGCGGCATCGCGCTCAGCTTCACGCCCTGGCAGCGGATGAAGCTGATCCTGCTGCCGCAGGCGGTGCCGGAGATGATCCCGCCGTTCTCCAACCTGCTGATCGAGCTGCTCAAGGGCACCGCCCTGGTGTCGATCATGGGCATGGGCGACCTGGCCTTCAGCGCCAACCTGGTGCGCCTGGCGCTGCAGGAGAGCGCGGAGATCTACACGTACGTCCTGCTGATCTACTTCGTGATCGCCTTCCTGCTCACGCGGGTGATGCGCGGCCTGGAGAAGAAGCTGAAGGCGGGCGTCGGAAAGGCGCCGAAGAAGAAGACGGCGGCCGTGCGCGTGCCTGAGGGAAGTGGTGTGTCGTGA
- the ehuB gene encoding ectoine/hydroxyectoine ABC transporter substrate-binding protein EhuB codes for MAPPHRTPPWGISDQRPRTAGPTRRSLLAGVAALGALGAAGCSRVATASDVKGGDLLDRLRAQGVARLGIAGEVPFGYIDKNGELTGEAPELAKVIFKRLGVDRVQPVPTEFGSLIPGLASQQFDVVAAGMYINPDRCEQVIFSDPDYQMLDAYIVRKGNPLGLHNYRDVVKKKAKFATGTGYAEIAYAVEHGYKEDDILIVPDQVAGLNAVESGRVDVFAGTALTVRDVVKKSSKAEATEAFAPLVGGKPHVDGGGFAFRPDETNLRDAFNVELQKLKKSGELLRILKPFGFTQNEMTDLTAKELCGG; via the coding sequence ATGGCTCCACCACACAGAACCCCTCCATGGGGTATATCCGACCAAAGGCCCAGGACAGCCGGGCCCACTCGCCGGTCGCTGCTCGCGGGGGTCGCGGCGCTCGGCGCGCTGGGGGCGGCCGGCTGCTCGCGGGTGGCCACCGCCTCCGACGTGAAGGGGGGCGACCTGCTCGACCGGCTGCGGGCCCAGGGCGTGGCCCGGCTCGGCATCGCGGGTGAGGTCCCCTTCGGGTACATCGACAAGAACGGCGAGTTGACCGGCGAGGCCCCGGAGCTGGCGAAGGTCATCTTCAAGCGGCTCGGAGTGGACCGGGTGCAGCCCGTGCCGACGGAGTTCGGCTCGCTCATCCCGGGCCTGGCGTCCCAGCAGTTCGACGTCGTGGCGGCCGGGATGTACATCAACCCCGACCGCTGCGAGCAGGTCATCTTCTCCGACCCCGACTACCAGATGCTCGACGCGTACATCGTGCGCAAGGGCAATCCGCTCGGGCTGCACAACTACCGGGACGTCGTCAAGAAGAAGGCCAAGTTCGCGACCGGCACCGGCTACGCCGAGATCGCCTACGCGGTGGAGCACGGGTACAAGGAGGACGACATCCTGATCGTCCCCGACCAGGTGGCCGGACTCAACGCCGTCGAGTCCGGGCGCGTGGACGTCTTCGCGGGGACCGCGCTGACCGTCCGTGACGTGGTGAAGAAGTCCAGCAAGGCCGAGGCGACCGAGGCCTTCGCACCGCTGGTCGGCGGCAAGCCCCACGTCGACGGCGGCGGCTTCGCCTTCCGTCCGGACGAGACCAACCTGCGGGACGCCTTCAACGTCGAGCTCCAGAAGCTCAAGAAGAGCGGCGAACTGCTGCGCATCCTCAAGCCCTTCGGTTTCACCCAGAACGAGATGACCGATCTGACCGCGAAGGAGCTCTGCGGCGGATGA
- a CDS encoding DUF3830 family protein yields MADRYIEVSLVKRGITCTAQLLDDRAPITCAAVWDALPLGGDVYHAKYARNEIYALFPPFTTSEPPLENPTVTPIPGDLCYFAFAGAELGTKAYGYDREVRPGTTLVDLALFYERNNLLLNGDVGWVPGTVWGRITEGLDTMAEACNDLWRTGAAGETLSFRRA; encoded by the coding sequence ATGGCTGATCGCTACATCGAAGTCTCGCTGGTCAAGCGCGGAATCACCTGCACGGCCCAACTGCTCGACGACCGGGCCCCGATCACCTGCGCGGCCGTCTGGGACGCGCTCCCCCTCGGCGGCGACGTGTACCACGCCAAATACGCCCGCAACGAGATCTACGCCCTTTTCCCGCCCTTCACGACATCCGAACCCCCACTGGAGAACCCGACGGTAACGCCCATTCCGGGCGACCTGTGCTATTTCGCCTTCGCGGGCGCCGAACTGGGCACGAAGGCGTACGGCTACGACCGCGAGGTCCGCCCCGGCACCACCCTCGTCGACCTCGCGCTCTTCTACGAGCGCAACAACCTGCTCCTCAACGGCGACGTCGGCTGGGTCCCCGGCACCGTCTGGGGCCGCATCACCGAGGGCCTCGACACCATGGCCGAGGCCTGCAACGACCTGTGGCGCACGGGAGCGGCGGGGGAGACGCTCAGCTTCCGCCGGGCGTAG
- a CDS encoding amidase, whose product MTDLTELTAVQLVDGYRKGAFSPVEATRAVLERAERIQPEVNAFVRLTGEEALDQARRAEERWRRGEPCGRLDGVPVTVKDILLTRGQPTLRGSRAVSPDGPWDEDAPSVARLREHGAVFVGKTTTPEYGWKGVTDSPLSGVTRNPHDPSRTAGGSSGGAAAAVALGAGPLALGTDGGGSVRIPASFCGIFGLKPTYGRVPLYPASAFGTLAHVGPMTRDAADAALMLDVVGAPDARDWSALGPAPGSYTEALSGGVRGLRVAYSPSLGGQVAVRPAVAGAVRRAVERLAELGAYVTEADPDFTDPVDAFHTLWFSGAARVVQHLRAGQRELLDPGLREIVGAGARYSALDYLAAVDVRMELGRRMGVFHGSYDLLVTPTLPVTAFEAGVEVPKGSGYRRWTGWTPFTYPFNLTQQPAATVPVGTDGDGLPVGLQVVAARHRDDLVLRAAHALYGAGAAS is encoded by the coding sequence ATGACCGACCTCACCGAGCTGACCGCCGTACAGCTCGTCGACGGCTACCGCAAGGGCGCTTTCAGCCCCGTTGAGGCGACCCGGGCCGTGCTGGAGCGGGCCGAACGGATCCAGCCGGAGGTGAACGCGTTCGTCCGGCTGACCGGCGAGGAGGCGCTGGACCAGGCCCGGCGGGCCGAGGAGCGGTGGCGCCGCGGGGAGCCGTGCGGGCGGCTGGACGGGGTGCCGGTCACGGTGAAGGACATCCTGCTGACGCGCGGTCAGCCGACCCTGCGCGGCTCCCGGGCCGTCTCTCCGGACGGCCCCTGGGACGAGGACGCGCCGTCCGTGGCGCGGCTGCGCGAGCACGGCGCGGTGTTCGTCGGCAAGACCACCACTCCCGAGTACGGCTGGAAGGGCGTGACGGACTCGCCCCTGTCCGGCGTGACACGGAACCCGCACGATCCCTCCCGCACCGCGGGCGGTTCCAGCGGCGGCGCGGCGGCGGCGGTGGCGCTCGGGGCGGGGCCGCTGGCGCTGGGCACGGACGGCGGCGGCAGTGTGCGCATCCCGGCGTCCTTCTGCGGCATCTTCGGCCTGAAACCGACGTACGGCCGGGTGCCGCTGTACCCGGCGAGCGCGTTCGGCACCCTCGCGCACGTCGGTCCGATGACCCGGGACGCGGCGGACGCGGCGCTGATGCTGGACGTCGTCGGCGCCCCGGACGCCCGGGACTGGTCGGCGCTGGGCCCGGCGCCCGGGTCGTACACCGAGGCCCTGTCGGGCGGGGTGCGGGGGCTGCGGGTGGCGTACTCGCCCTCGCTCGGCGGGCAGGTGGCGGTGCGTCCGGCGGTGGCCGGGGCGGTGCGGCGGGCGGTGGAGCGGCTGGCGGAGCTGGGCGCGTACGTGACGGAGGCCGACCCCGACTTCACGGACCCGGTGGACGCCTTCCACACCCTGTGGTTCAGCGGGGCGGCGCGGGTGGTGCAGCACCTGCGGGCGGGGCAGCGGGAGCTGCTGGACCCGGGGCTGCGGGAGATCGTGGGGGCGGGGGCGCGGTACTCGGCGCTGGACTACCTGGCGGCGGTGGACGTGCGGATGGAGCTGGGGCGGCGGATGGGCGTGTTCCACGGGTCGTACGACCTGCTGGTGACGCCGACGCTGCCGGTCACGGCGTTCGAGGCGGGGGTGGAGGTGCCCAAGGGGTCGGGGTACCGGCGGTGGACGGGGTGGACGCCCTTCACCTACCCCTTCAACCTGACGCAGCAGCCGGCGGCGACGGTGCCGGTGGGGACGGACGGCGACGGGCTGCCCGTCGGCCTCCAGGTCGTCGCGGCCCGGCACCGCGACGACCTGGTCCTGCGGGCCGCGCACGCGCTGTACGGAGCGGGCGCCGCCTCGTGA
- a CDS encoding D-2-hydroxyacid dehydrogenase yields the protein MTTSPRTPAPAPTPPPTLLVLDAEPPPRLGRLTGRARVEHADAATLAERLPHADVLLVWDFASHAVREAWPGGGPRPRWVHTASAGVDHLMCPELAESDTVVTNARGVFDRPIAEYVAALVLAMAKDLPTTLRLQGERTWRHRESTRVAGTRACVVGSGPIGRAIASTLGALGITTALAGRTARPGVHGPEDLDRLLAGADWVVAAAPLTDDTRGMFDARRFALLRPSARFVNVGRGQLVVEDDLVEALTARRIAGAALDVLCHEPLSPDSALWEVPGLIVSPHMSGDTIGWRDELGAQFVELFESWAAGEPLANVVDKKRGYVPGH from the coding sequence ATGACCACGTCCCCGCGCACACCCGCGCCCGCGCCGACTCCCCCGCCGACCCTCCTCGTCCTGGACGCCGAACCGCCGCCCCGGCTGGGCCGGCTGACCGGCCGGGCCCGCGTCGAGCACGCCGACGCGGCGACGCTGGCGGAGCGGCTGCCGCACGCCGACGTGCTGCTGGTGTGGGACTTCGCCTCGCACGCGGTGCGCGAGGCCTGGCCGGGCGGCGGTCCGCGACCGCGCTGGGTGCACACGGCGAGCGCCGGCGTGGACCATCTGATGTGCCCGGAGCTGGCCGAGTCGGACACGGTGGTGACCAACGCGCGCGGGGTCTTCGACCGGCCGATCGCCGAGTACGTCGCCGCGCTCGTGCTGGCGATGGCCAAGGACCTGCCCACCACGCTGCGCCTCCAGGGCGAGCGGACCTGGCGGCACCGCGAGTCGACGCGGGTGGCCGGAACCCGCGCCTGCGTCGTGGGCTCCGGCCCCATCGGCCGGGCGATCGCGAGCACGCTGGGGGCGCTCGGCATCACCACCGCGCTGGCCGGCCGCACCGCACGCCCGGGTGTGCACGGCCCGGAGGACCTGGACCGGCTGCTGGCCGGGGCCGACTGGGTGGTGGCGGCGGCGCCGCTCACCGACGACACGCGCGGCATGTTCGACGCCCGGCGGTTCGCTCTGCTGCGGCCCTCGGCCCGGTTCGTGAACGTGGGGCGGGGCCAGCTGGTCGTCGAGGACGACCTGGTCGAGGCGCTGACCGCGCGCCGGATCGCGGGCGCCGCCCTGGACGTGCTTTGCCATGAGCCCCTGAGCCCGGACAGTGCCCTGTGGGAGGTGCCGGGGCTGATCGTCTCGCCGCACATGAGCGGGGACACGATCGGCTGGCGGGACGAACTGGGGGCGCAGTTCGTGGAGTTGTTCGAGAGCTGGGCGGCGGGCGAACCGCTGGCCAACGTGGTCGACAAGAAGCGTGGATACGTGCCCGGACACTGA
- a CDS encoding maleate cis-trans isomerase family protein — protein sequence MDISFLGGPAPQRGVGVVAPFDFALDRELWRWVPDDVSLHMTRTPFVPVEVSLDLARMVSEHETLGEAVRTLNAIAPEVVAYACTSGSFVGGITGERAMCEAMTWAGAVPSVTTSGALLDALAELGVRRVALVTPYTVSVTRALEAYVAEAGVAVTGCAFMGLTRHIWKVPYRDVADMARQAVPAPGAADALFISCTNLPTYDVIPQLEAELRIPVISANQVTMWAALRRLGTPAVGPYQALTDPAARLGPAATGAAGPAVVGPAGPVDPAVAGPVGPAAVDMPGVGDVPDTEQQQEGWT from the coding sequence ATGGACATCTCCTTTCTCGGCGGACCAGCTCCGCAACGCGGGGTCGGCGTGGTCGCCCCCTTCGACTTCGCACTCGATCGCGAGCTGTGGCGATGGGTGCCCGACGACGTGTCACTGCACATGACCCGGACCCCCTTCGTGCCCGTCGAGGTCAGTCTGGACCTCGCCCGGATGGTCAGCGAGCACGAAACCCTCGGCGAGGCGGTGCGCACCCTCAACGCCATCGCCCCCGAGGTCGTCGCCTACGCCTGCACCTCGGGCAGCTTCGTCGGCGGCATCACCGGGGAACGCGCCATGTGCGAGGCGATGACCTGGGCGGGCGCGGTCCCGTCCGTCACCACCTCCGGCGCCCTGCTCGACGCGCTGGCCGAGCTGGGCGTGCGCCGGGTCGCGCTGGTGACGCCGTACACCGTGTCCGTGACCCGGGCGCTGGAGGCGTACGTCGCCGAGGCGGGCGTCGCCGTCACGGGCTGCGCCTTCATGGGGCTCACCCGGCACATCTGGAAGGTGCCGTACCGCGACGTGGCCGACATGGCCCGCCAGGCCGTGCCCGCGCCGGGAGCGGCGGACGCCCTGTTCATCTCCTGCACCAACCTCCCCACCTACGACGTGATCCCCCAGCTGGAGGCGGAGCTGCGGATCCCGGTGATCTCGGCCAACCAAGTGACGATGTGGGCGGCGCTGCGCCGACTGGGTACCCCTGCGGTGGGGCCGTACCAGGCGCTGACCGATCCGGCCGCGCGCCTCGGCCCCGCGGCGACGGGCGCGGCGGGTCCCGCGGTGGTGGGGCCCGCGGGACCCGTCGACCCCGCGGTGGCGGGCCCGGTCGGACCCGCCGCGGTGGACATGCCGGGCGTCGGTGACGTCCCGGACACGGAACAGCAGCAGGAAGGGTGGACATGA
- a CDS encoding maleate cis-trans isomerase family protein → MTALGFLYPGHSGEDDYPRIEQLLGSDIRVDLVHTDIGEDAHRVDALLEMGSPARLEAGVAELRLAGADAVVWACTSGSFVHGWDGAHAQVRALAQAAGLPASSTSFAFVHAAKELGVRRVSIGATYPDDVARLFGDFLGAAGIEVADVVSSGIITAAEVGTWTEAEVLALARAADRPDVEAVLLPDTALHTAAYIPALEKELGKPVLTANQVTIWEGLRLADRRVNAPELGALFTREPVVQA, encoded by the coding sequence ATGACAGCACTGGGATTCCTGTACCCGGGCCACTCCGGCGAGGACGACTACCCACGCATCGAGCAGCTCCTGGGCAGCGACATCCGGGTGGACCTGGTGCACACGGACATCGGCGAGGACGCCCACCGGGTGGACGCGCTCCTAGAGATGGGCTCGCCCGCGCGGCTGGAGGCGGGGGTGGCCGAGCTGCGGCTGGCCGGCGCCGACGCCGTGGTGTGGGCCTGCACCAGCGGCAGCTTCGTGCACGGCTGGGACGGCGCCCACGCGCAGGTGCGGGCCCTGGCCCAGGCTGCGGGCCTGCCGGCCTCGTCCACCTCGTTCGCCTTCGTGCACGCGGCGAAGGAGCTGGGGGTGCGCCGGGTCTCGATCGGCGCGACCTATCCGGACGACGTGGCGCGGCTCTTCGGGGACTTCCTCGGCGCCGCAGGCATCGAGGTGGCCGACGTCGTCAGCTCGGGCATCATCACGGCGGCGGAGGTCGGCACCTGGACCGAGGCGGAGGTGCTGGCGCTGGCCCGTGCGGCCGACCGTCCGGACGTGGAGGCGGTGCTCCTCCCGGACACGGCCCTGCACACGGCGGCGTACATCCCGGCCCTGGAGAAGGAGCTGGGCAAGCCGGTTCTCACCGCGAACCAGGTCACCATCTGGGAGGGCCTGCGCCTGGCCGACCGCCGGGTCAACGCGCCGGAACTGGGCGCGCTGTTCACCCGGGAGCCGGTGGTGCAGGCCTGA
- a CDS encoding pectate lyase family protein encodes MRRPVALRLQAALGTLALAAAAGVVLTMPEAAAAAGGATGYATQNGGTTGGAGGQTVRATTGTAIHQALCGRASSSTPITIEVEGTINHGNTSKVSGDSCNTAADKIELKQVSNITIVGVGNGAVFDQLGIHIRESSNIIIQNVTVRNVKKSGSPTSNGGDAIGMESDVRNVWVDHSTLEASGGESEGYDGLFDMKDNTQYVTLSYSVLRNSGRGGLIGSSESDTSNGYVTFHHNLYENIDSRAPLLRGGTAHMYNNHYVSLNKSGINSRAGAKAKVDNNYFEDSKDVLGTFYTDAAGSWQVSGNIFDNVTWSEPGGDNNPAGPDLQSNTTVSIPYSYSLDDASCVPSVVSGTAGANKGLKVSDGSCTPQSPDPTDPTDPDPTDPDPTDPTDPDPTDPPSGTNLSVGAGSDGSSKASGTSYGNVRDGDLGTYWSPAGTTGSISVKWSSATTVGKINIREAAGSEGTVGSYRVVDHDTGAVLASGSGAGVIGFSPVSLEKITFEITGASGTPRIAEFETYAG; translated from the coding sequence ATGAGACGACCAGTCGCGCTGCGACTCCAAGCGGCACTGGGCACACTGGCCCTCGCGGCCGCGGCCGGTGTGGTGCTGACGATGCCCGAGGCGGCGGCAGCGGCCGGCGGCGCCACCGGCTACGCGACCCAGAACGGCGGCACGACCGGCGGCGCGGGCGGGCAGACCGTCCGGGCCACCACCGGCACCGCGATCCACCAGGCCCTGTGCGGCCGGGCCAGCAGCAGCACCCCGATCACCATCGAGGTCGAGGGCACCATCAACCACGGCAACACCAGCAAGGTGTCGGGCGACAGCTGCAACACGGCGGCCGACAAGATCGAGCTGAAGCAGGTCAGCAACATCACGATCGTCGGGGTCGGGAACGGTGCCGTCTTCGACCAGCTGGGCATCCACATCCGGGAGTCGAGCAACATCATCATTCAGAACGTGACCGTCCGGAACGTCAAGAAGTCCGGCTCGCCCACCTCCAACGGCGGCGACGCCATCGGCATGGAGAGCGACGTCCGCAACGTCTGGGTCGACCACTCCACCCTGGAGGCCTCCGGCGGGGAGTCGGAGGGCTACGACGGCCTCTTCGACATGAAGGACAACACCCAGTACGTCACCCTGTCCTACAGCGTTCTGCGCAACTCCGGCCGGGGCGGGCTGATCGGGTCCAGCGAGAGTGACACCTCGAACGGGTACGTCACCTTCCACCACAACCTGTACGAGAACATCGACTCCCGCGCGCCCCTGCTGCGCGGCGGCACGGCGCACATGTACAACAACCACTACGTGAGCCTGAACAAGTCGGGGATCAACTCCCGCGCCGGCGCCAAGGCCAAGGTCGACAACAACTACTTCGAGGACTCCAAGGACGTCCTCGGCACCTTCTACACCGACGCGGCCGGCTCCTGGCAGGTCAGCGGCAACATCTTCGACAACGTGACCTGGTCCGAGCCCGGCGGGGACAACAACCCGGCCGGCCCCGACCTGCAGTCCAACACCACGGTGTCCATCCCGTACTCCTACAGCCTCGACGACGCCTCCTGCGTGCCGTCCGTGGTGAGCGGCACGGCGGGCGCGAACAAGGGCCTGAAGGTCTCGGACGGCAGCTGCACCCCGCAGAGCCCGGACCCGACCGACCCCACCGACCCGGACCCGACCGACCCGGACCCGACGGATCCGACCGACCCGGACCCGACCGATCCGCCGAGCGGGACCAACCTGAGCGTCGGGGCGGGCTCCGACGGCTCGTCCAAGGCGAGCGGCACCAGCTACGGCAACGTGCGCGACGGCGACCTCGGCACGTACTGGTCCCCGGCCGGCACGACCGGCTCCATCTCCGTGAAGTGGTCCTCCGCCACCACCGTCGGAAAGATCAACATCCGTGAGGCGGCGGGCTCCGAGGGCACCGTCGGCTCCTACCGCGTCGTCGACCACGACACCGGCGCCGTCCTGGCCTCCGGCAGCGGGGCGGGCGTGATCGGCTTCTCCCCGGTCTCGCTGGAGAAGATCACCTTCGAGATCACCGGCGCCTCCGGCACCCCGAGGATCGCCGAGTTCGAGACGTACGCGGGCTGA